The following proteins are co-located in the Deinococcus betulae genome:
- a CDS encoding branched-chain amino acid ABC transporter permease, protein MTAAPRRPARASRAEQSVLLLLFFLVTSAGLLVSHNGDLLNQLGSVGAALKNPIVEALLVSLFLANILFAYLWRAHPAVKAVVGAGSLLLVLPLAGRADTSLLDLSIQVMIFAALALGLNIVVGLAGLLDLGYIAFFAVGAYTWSIFGSPRFSEILSYFGENPGATNASTLALGLFLTVITAASMVYLNRLTKRTAATAATTWSFRLASLGLVAGIILTARAILVLMSGQADSLAGGINPAFFWLFLALAIFTAAVVGVLIGLPVLRLKGDYLAIITLGLGEVIRVLALNLDLYSAGSQGITPVGSASVPWFNALAGALGFEEAQYNLLFLYLLVLAVIAVIMMVNVRLDKSRIGRAWIAIRDDEVAAQAMGVPLLQTKLIAFATGASFAGVMGMIFAAKQTFISPESFVLNESIMVLAMVILGGMGSLPGVVLGAAVVALLRFRVLPGLGEATANVDWIPQQVNPAQLQKLIFGAILVAMMLVRPEGLLPSRRRQLELHHDDNQEDDSVDGNAGALGRGNQGDVYSPGLAPANENDRSGGAK, encoded by the coding sequence ATGACGGCCGCGCCCCGCAGGCCCGCACGGGCCTCACGCGCCGAGCAGTCGGTGCTGCTGCTGCTGTTTTTCCTGGTCACCAGCGCAGGCCTGCTGGTTTCTCACAACGGCGACCTGCTGAACCAACTGGGGAGCGTCGGCGCCGCGCTGAAAAACCCCATCGTGGAAGCGCTGCTGGTCAGCCTCTTCCTGGCCAACATCCTGTTTGCCTACCTGTGGCGCGCGCACCCGGCCGTCAAGGCCGTCGTGGGGGCCGGCAGCCTGCTGCTGGTGTTGCCCCTGGCGGGCCGCGCCGACACCAGCCTGCTGGACCTGAGCATTCAGGTCATGATTTTCGCCGCGCTGGCGCTGGGCCTGAACATCGTGGTGGGTCTGGCCGGTCTGCTGGACCTGGGGTATATCGCCTTCTTCGCGGTGGGCGCGTATACCTGGTCCATCTTTGGCAGCCCCCGTTTCTCGGAAATCCTGAGCTACTTCGGCGAGAACCCCGGCGCCACCAACGCCAGCACCCTGGCGCTGGGCCTGTTCCTGACCGTCATCACGGCGGCCAGTATGGTGTACCTCAACCGCCTGACCAAGCGCACCGCCGCCACGGCCGCGACCACCTGGAGCTTCCGCCTGGCGAGTCTGGGTCTGGTGGCCGGCATCATCCTGACCGCCCGCGCCATCCTGGTGCTGATGTCGGGGCAGGCCGACAGCCTGGCCGGCGGCATCAACCCCGCGTTCTTCTGGCTGTTCCTGGCGCTGGCCATCTTCACAGCCGCCGTGGTGGGCGTTCTGATCGGCCTGCCTGTGCTGAGGCTGAAGGGCGATTACCTGGCCATCATCACCCTGGGCCTGGGCGAAGTGATTCGCGTGCTGGCCCTGAACCTCGACCTGTACTCGGCCGGCTCTCAGGGCATCACCCCAGTCGGCAGCGCCTCGGTGCCGTGGTTTAACGCCCTGGCCGGTGCACTGGGGTTTGAAGAAGCGCAGTACAACCTGCTGTTTCTGTACCTGCTGGTGCTGGCCGTGATTGCGGTCATCATGATGGTGAATGTGCGGCTGGACAAGAGCCGCATCGGCCGCGCCTGGATCGCCATCCGTGACGACGAGGTGGCGGCGCAGGCGATGGGCGTGCCCCTGCTGCAAACCAAGCTGATCGCCTTTGCGACCGGGGCCTCGTTCGCCGGGGTCATGGGCATGATCTTTGCCGCCAAGCAGACCTTTATCAGCCCCGAGAGCTTCGTGCTGAACGAAAGCATCATGGTGCTGGCGATGGTGATTCTGGGCGGCATGGGCTCGCTGCCCGGCGTAGTGCTGGGCGCCGCTGTCGTGGCGCTACTGCGGTTCCGCGTGCTGCCCGGCCTGGGCGAAGCCACCGCCAACGTGGACTGGATTCCCCAGCAGGTCAACCCGGCCCAGCTGCAAAAGCTGATCTTCGGCGCCATTCTGGTGGCCATGATGCTGGTGCGCCCTGAAGGGCTGCTGCCCAGCCGCCGCCGTCAGCTGGAACTGCATCACGACGACAACCAGGAAGACGACAGCGTAGACGGCAATGCGGGCGCGCTGGGTAGGGGCAACCAGGGCGACGTCTACAGTCCGGGGCTGGCCCCCGCCAACGAAAATGACCGCAGTGGAGGCGCGAAGTGA
- a CDS encoding ABC transporter ATP-binding protein has product MSGATILDVAGVTKVFGGLTAVSDVTMSVPERSIVSVIGPNGAGKTTFFNMVTGIYQPTKGTIRLAGRELVGLRPDQVTEAGIARTFQNIRLFSTMTSEENIMVGRHSRLKSGFVDAVLRTKKFHGAEQEARDAARVMLDFVGLGKWRNELATNLPYGDQRKLEIARALATTPKLILLDEPAAGMNPRETEDLKALIRRIRDELGVTVCLIEHDMRLVMTLSEHITVLDYGSKIAEGLPHQVRNDPRVMEAYLGRGAAAGEYGKEERPHA; this is encoded by the coding sequence GTGAGCGGGGCAACTATTCTGGACGTGGCCGGTGTGACCAAGGTCTTCGGCGGCCTCACGGCAGTCAGCGACGTGACCATGAGCGTTCCCGAGCGCAGCATCGTCAGCGTGATCGGACCGAACGGCGCGGGCAAGACGACCTTTTTCAACATGGTTACGGGTATCTATCAGCCCACCAAGGGCACCATTCGCCTGGCCGGGCGCGAACTCGTGGGCCTGCGTCCCGACCAGGTGACCGAGGCCGGCATTGCGCGCACCTTTCAGAACATCCGGCTGTTTTCCACCATGACCAGCGAGGAAAACATCATGGTGGGACGGCACTCGCGGCTGAAAAGTGGCTTTGTGGACGCGGTGCTGCGCACGAAAAAGTTCCACGGGGCCGAGCAGGAAGCGCGCGACGCTGCCCGCGTGATGCTGGATTTCGTGGGCCTGGGCAAGTGGCGCAATGAGCTGGCCACCAACCTCCCCTACGGCGACCAGCGCAAGCTGGAAATCGCCCGCGCGCTGGCCACCACGCCCAAGCTGATCCTGCTGGACGAGCCGGCCGCCGGCATGAACCCGCGCGAGACCGAGGACCTGAAGGCCCTGATTCGTCGGATTCGCGACGAGCTGGGCGTGACAGTCTGCCTGATTGAACACGACATGCGCCTGGTCATGACCCTGTCGGAGCACATCACGGTGCTGGACTACGGCAGCAAGATTGCCGAGGGTCTGCCCCACCAGGTTCGCAACGACCCGCGCGTGATGGAAGCGTACCTGGGCCGCGGGGCGGCGGCCGGCGAGTACGGGAAGGAAGAGCGCCCCCATGCCTGA